TTGTGACAGACCAGGAAAATTGTATCAGCTGTGGCAAGTGCGCGCAAATGTGTCCAGATTCAGTGATTACTGTCTATAGGCCTGAAAAAGTAAGGAAATCTGTATAGCGAAGGAGACTTGACAATGGGGAAAGTACTTATGAAGGGGAACGAGGTTATCGCGGAAGCTGCTGTCCATGCGGGTTGCAAGTATTTTTTCGGTTATCCGATCACACCGCAGAGTGAACTTGTTGCCTATATGGCCAGAAGGCTGCCAGAGGTTGGCGGGTTATTTTTACAGGCGGAAAGTGAAGTAGCAGCAATCAATATGGTATATGGAGCGGCCGGAACTGGTGTCCGCGTGATGACATCATCATCGAGCCCGGGTTTCAGCTTGAAGCAGGAAGGGATTTCATACCTGGTCGGTGCAGAACTGCCGGCCCTGATTGTGAATGTTGTCCGTGGGGGTCCTGGACTTGGCAATATCCAGCCTGCGCAATCGGACTATTTCCAGGTGACAAAAGGAGGTGGCCATGGTGATTACCATACACCTGTCCTTGCTCCATCAACGCTTCAGGAAATCATTGACCTGACAGAAGCAGCATTTGATATTGCCGACCGCTACCGTACGCCTGTCATCCTGCTTGGGGATGGCATGCTCGGACAGATGATGGAGCCGGTTGAATTCAAAGAATGGAAGGAAAGAGAGCCGGAACAGAAGGAATGGGCAACGACCGGTATCCGCGGCGATGGAAAACCTAGAATAATCTCCTCCCTTGAATTGAATGCCGATGCGCTTGAAAAGCGGAATGAACTTTTACAGAAAAAGTTTGCCTTGATCAAGCAAAATGAAGCAAGATACGAAACGTTTGAAATCGATGATGCCGAGTATATCGTAACTGCTTACGGAACAGCTGCAAGGATTGCCTTGAATGCGATCAATAAAGCGAGAAAAGATGGACTGAAAATCGGGATGATCCGGCCGATTACGCTGTGGCCATTCCCTGAGCAGCCGTTCATTGAAACACGTGACAGGGTGAAAGGTTATCTTTCAGTCGAGATGAGTGCTGGCCAGATGGTTGAGGATGTCAGGCTTGCCGTTGAGGGCCGGACCCAAGTTTCATTCTTTGGGCGCACTGGCGGGGTTGTTCCTACTCAGGAAGAAATATTTGACCAAATCGTCAAGCTGGCTGGGGGTGTCGAGGTATGACAATGAAAACTGTGTTCGAGAAAACAACAGGATTGACTGCTAACCAGACGCACTACTGCCCGGGCTGTACGCACGGAATCATCCATAGGATGGTTGGTGAAGTGCTCGAAGAAATGGGGATTCTAGAGGATACAGTTGGAGTTGCTTCTGTCGGGTGCTCTGTGCTGTCCTATGAATATTTCAATTGTGATATGACCCAGGCAGCCCATGGCAGAGCTCCTGCAGTAGCAACAGGCATCAAGCGCGTTTTGCCTGACCGTTTTGTTTTTACCTACCAGGGAGATGGCGATCTTGCATCGATTGGGATAGCTGAGGCTGTCCATGCCGCTGCAAGAGGTGAAAATATTACCGTCATATTTGTGAATAATGCGATCTATGGCATGACGGGGGGCCAAATGGCTCCAACTACATTAGTTGGCCAGAAAACA
This portion of the Mesobacillus sp. S13 genome encodes:
- a CDS encoding 3-methyl-2-oxobutanoate dehydrogenase subunit VorB codes for the protein MGKVLMKGNEVIAEAAVHAGCKYFFGYPITPQSELVAYMARRLPEVGGLFLQAESEVAAINMVYGAAGTGVRVMTSSSSPGFSLKQEGISYLVGAELPALIVNVVRGGPGLGNIQPAQSDYFQVTKGGGHGDYHTPVLAPSTLQEIIDLTEAAFDIADRYRTPVILLGDGMLGQMMEPVEFKEWKEREPEQKEWATTGIRGDGKPRIISSLELNADALEKRNELLQKKFALIKQNEARYETFEIDDAEYIVTAYGTAARIALNAINKARKDGLKIGMIRPITLWPFPEQPFIETRDRVKGYLSVEMSAGQMVEDVRLAVEGRTQVSFFGRTGGVVPTQEEIFDQIVKLAGGVEV
- a CDS encoding thiamine pyrophosphate-dependent enzyme encodes the protein MTMKTVFEKTTGLTANQTHYCPGCTHGIIHRMVGEVLEEMGILEDTVGVASVGCSVLSYEYFNCDMTQAAHGRAPAVATGIKRVLPDRFVFTYQGDGDLASIGIAEAVHAAARGENITVIFVNNAIYGMTGGQMAPTTLVGQKTATTPFGRDGSIQGLPIRVSEMLSTLDGTAYIERVSTHDVPNIIKAKKAIRKAFETQKQGLGFSMVEVLSSCPTNWGLDPNESLDWIKDNMVPAYPLGVYKNSQKGDGR